A window of Cytobacillus sp. FSL H8-0458 genomic DNA:
GGAATATGGAAACTACGGCGTTTTTCACAGATGAAGCTGTTTATGCTGTTTTTGCTGAAGTCGATCTTCATGTATGTTTTCCACCTCATCTTTGTGGATAAAAAAACAATATTCAGGTTAGCGAATGGATTTAAAAAACCTTTATGAACAGGGGAGAGGAGAGATGAAAATGCAAAAAAGAAAAGACGTTCAGTGTACAGATGATAAGGATATACTCCATCACTTAATGGAGGAACAAATTGCTTATATCTGTGTGGAAGAAGAAGAAGAACGGATGAAGGAAGAAACTATGAATAGCGTCAATAGCAATTAGGATACTTCCCGGAAAGAGGTTTAAGATGAAGAAATTAATGATCAGCCTTATGGTATTGATGTTCTTATCAGAATACATTCCCATTCGGGCAATCACTGGAGAAGCCTATGCAGAGAGACCGGAACCAGCCTATGCAAAATGGGGCAGACTTGCTATGGAAACAGCAAAAGAGAAATACCCAAGAGCTAAAATCCTTGACTACCTGCATATCGGCAGAGAAAAGAGACAAACGACAGATATCGAAAGATTCAAGCTTTGGATAGAGGATGGCGGCAAAGAGTTCGGTTTATACATTGATATTGAGTTTGACTCAAAAACGGACAGAGTAATCAGGATTAATACACGAAAATCAGCAAATTAGCTCACTCAGAAGCAAACTGGGACTTCACCTTGGTGAAGTCCTGTTTCCTTTTATCCCAATTTCAAATTTGGAATAACAATCAATCTCAAAGTCTGCATAGGGATTAGGATTGCGAAACGCACAGGTACTGATGCTGATCTGTCTGGCAGGCATTAAATCTGTATCCTGGTCGCCAATGGCCAAATCAATGTGATAACGCCGGTGCAGATATTCATAGGATTCCGGATGGGGCTTTAAGGAGAAACCATCAAATTCAGGGCAGATTACTTCTTCGAAATAGGAAGTAAGTCTCCAATACTCCAGCAGCTCCTCCGTTGATTGCCGGTTACGGTGGGTTACCAGCACGTTTACATTATTTTGCTCTAATATTTTCCTTACAAAAGGAAACAATGGCTTTTCATCATGCTTAAAAGTAGCTTCCATTTGACGAAAATGAGCAATTTTTTCTGGAGGAACATCAAATTTCTGATATGCTGTCCCGTTTTTCAGGAACGGAAGAACTTCCTGAGGATCCAGTTCTTTGCCTGATATGCCGATAAATGCCTGAACCAAAGTGGGCCAAGTATCCAGAATCGTGCCATCTAAATCCCAAAGGACATTCATAAAATTAACCTCCTTGCTATGTATTGATTGTAAAGGCTGTGAAAAGTAAAATGCAAATACCCGGCAATTTTACATGCCGGGTATCCTATTATCTCAAAACATTAAAATATCTGGCTTCCGGATGGGCAAACACCATTGCAGATACAGAAGCCTCAGGTTCCATCATACATTCTTCAGTAAGCTGAACTCCTATATCCTCAGGTTGTATAAGCTTAAACAGCTTTTTCTGGTCTTCAAGATCAGGGCATGCAGGATAGCCATACGAAAAGCGCTGCCCCTGGTATTTCGCTGCAAAACGGTCTTTCATCGTCATTTCAACCGGATCAGGGAATCCCCAGCGATCACGGATTTGGCGATGGATCAGCTCAGCAAGACCTTCAGCCGTCTCCAAAGCCAGCGACTGCAGGGCATGGCTTTCCAGGAATCTGCCTTCAGCTTTTAAACGGTCTGCTATACCGCGTATTCCTTTCCCGGCTGTCACAGTAAAGAAGGAAACATAATCCATTTGACCGCTTTCTTTTGATTTAAGGAAATCTGCCAGACATAAGAATGGCTCTGTTTCCTGGCGCGGAAATTCAAATGTCTCAATGACGGTCTTTTCATCCTTTGCATAAATAAACACCTTATCTCCATCTGACTGGGCAGGGAAGAATTGATAAACTGCTTTAGGCTCAATCCAGTTTTTCTCTTTTGCTTCAGCAATCAGTTCATCAACCATTGCGTTAATTTTAATGGCTTTTTCATCTTTTTCCGCAAGCAGCTTTTGCAGGTTTCCTTTTAAGCCAAGGTGATGGCCAATCAGCATCTGCTTGTTAATGTACGGTTCAATATGTGAAAGGGAATATGATTTCAACAAATGCCGTTTTAAATCTTTTGGAACAAATACAGGTACTTGTGTGCTTACTGTTGGTTTAGGCTTTACTGCAACTGCCACTGATCCGCGGTCATAAGGTACCGCATTAAGCGCTGCTGCCTGTTTTTCCTCCTGCTGGGTTCGCAGTTTCTCAGCTTCTTCAGGCTCCTGAAGCTGATTGGCTAAAGAGAGACCGTTCATCGCATCCTTAGCATAAAGCACGAGACCGTCATATTCCTTGGAAATTTTAGTATCAGTAAATTTCCTTGAAAGGGCTGCGCCGCCTACTAAAATCGGGATATCGATGCCAGCCTGTTTCATATCATGGGCCGTGATGACCATTTGCTGTGCTGATTTGACTAGGAGCCCCGATAGACCGACCATATCCGGATTCTCACGCCTGATGTTTTCAATCAGTTCAGCAGGGGAGACCTTGATTCCCAAATCTATCACTTCATATCCATTATTGCTTAAAATAATATCCACAAGATTTTTTCCTATATCATGAACATCGCCTTTAACGGTCGCCAGGATGATTTTCCCCTTGGCTGAAGATTGAGCGACACCTTTTTCCATATAGGGTTCAAGATAAGCGACAGATGCTTTCATAACCTCGGCGCTCTGCAGAACCTCTGCAACAATCAGCTGATTATCATTGAACAATCTACCGACTTCCTTCATTCCATTCATTAAAGGCCCATTAATAATATCTAGCGGAGCAGGATATTCCTGGAGAGCAAGTTCGAGATCCGGCAGCAGCCCTTCTTTTGTTCCTTCGAGAATATAATAGGCTAGGCGCTCCTCAAGTGTCATATCCGGAAGAATACTTTTGCTTTCTTTTTTCTTATCCCGGTAAAAATCAGTGAAAATGGCAAGTGATTCATCAGTAGTTTCAAAAAGCAGCTTTTCAGCCATTAAGATCTCTTCCTTAGAAATGGAAGCAAATCTTTCGAGTTTCTCCGTGTTCACTATCGCATAATCCAGGCCTGCCTGGGTGCAGTGATACAAAAATACAGAATTTAAAATTTCCCTGCCGACAGGAGGGAGGCCGAAGGATACATTACTGATTCCCAAAATGGTTTGAACCTCCGGCAGAGCCTCTTTAATAAGTCTGATTCCTTCTACTGTAGCCTTTGCAGACCCGATGTATTGCTCATCCCCAGTGCCGACAGGGAAGACGAGGGGGTCAAAAATAAGATCCTGAGGCGGGATATGATATTTATTTACAAGCAAATCATGAGAACGCTTTGCAATCTCAAGTTTACGTTCAGCCGTAACACCCATGCCTTCTTCATCAATTGTTCCGACAACTACAGCAGCACCATAGCGGTGAATGAGAGGGGCAATCGCCTCAAAGCGTTCTTCGCCATCCTCCAGATTAATCGAATTTATGATGGCTTTACCCTGTGAATAGGTGAGAGCTTTTTCGATCACTTTTTCATCTGTTGAATCGATCACGAGCGGAACTTTGATTTTTTTCACTAATTCCTTGATAAAATTCTCAACATCCTGCATTTCATCACGATCAGGATCTGCCAGGCAAATATCAATAACATGGGCACCGCCTTTTACCTGGGCACGGCCTATCTCAGCAGCCTCCTCGAACTTTCCTTCTGCAATCAGCCTTTTAAACTTGCGGGAGCCAATTACATTTGTTCGTTCTCCGACCATTATGGGTCTTAAAGTTGGATCATCATAAATCAGAGGTTCAATTCCGGAAACTTTATGCAGGGAATTCCCCTCATAATTCCTTGGTTTATAATCTTTAACCGACTCAGCAATTGCCTGGATATGTTCAGGTGTGGTTCCGCAGCAGCCGCCTACAATATTCAGCCAGCCTTCCTTGGCAAATCCCTCAAGCTTGCTTGCCAGTGATTCGGGAGTTTCATGGTACTGTCCTTCTTCATCAGGCAATCCTGCATTGGGATAGCAGCTGACTGCAGTGGATGCCAAGCCTGACAGAGAACGGATATGGTCCTGCATGAATTCGGGACCTGTCGCACAGTTGAGTCCAACTGCCAGAGGCTTCATATGTTCAAGCGAAATATAAAAGGCTTCAATTGATTGGCCTGCAAGGGTCGTGCCCATCGGTTCAATTGTTCCCGAAACAATGAGCGGAATTTTTATTCCCGTCTTTTTTGATGCCTTTTCAATGCCGATAAAACCAGCCTTCACATTCAGCATATCCTGACTGGTTTCCAGAAGAAGAAGATCTGCTCCGCCGTCCATTAACCCTCTGGCCTGCTCTTCATAAGCTGCTATCATGTCTTCAAACGTAGAACCGCCGGTAACACTAAGCGTCTTCGTCGTTGGCCCCATCGCGCCTGCCACATATCTCGGCCATTCAGGAGTAGACATGCGTTCTGCAGCTTCTCTGGCAATTTCAACAGCAATCTTATTCAATTCATAAGCTTTTTCTTCCAGATCGTAATCAGCGAGAACAATGCTTGTGGCCCCAAAGGTGTTGGTTTCAATAATGTCAGCGCCGGCTTTTAAATATTCAAGGTGAATATGTTCAATAACCGATGGAGCCGTAATATTCAAATTCTCGTTGCAGCCTTCATATTCTTCTCCGCCAAAATCATCCGCTGAAAGATTGGCTCTCTGAAGCATGGTGCCCATTGCTCCGTCCATGATCAGAATCTTCTTTTTTAGCTGCTCCTGCAGTGATGGTTTATGCATGCTGTTTCCTCCTTGAAAGCCGTTCGGTTGTCTCACGGGCATAGTTTGATAGCTCGACAGTCATTTCATAGCGCATAAATGGAGTGATAAGATAAATGCCATTAAACAGCTCTGCCGCAGCATCGATCAGCGACTTGGCAATGGCAATGCCTTCAGCACCAGCTCGTGCTGGATCATCCTTTAATAAAGCCATCCTGCTTCTGATACTGTCGGAAATTTTGATTCCCGGAACTTCATTATGAAGAAACTCTGCATTCCGGCTGCCTGTAAGAGGCATTAAGCCGATATAGACTGGTGCTTTTAAATCTTTCACAGCCTCATGAACCTCAAGCAGCTTTTCTTCAGAGAAAACAGGCTGCGAGATAAAATAGTCCGCACCATGCTCCATTTTCTTCTCGAGTCGCCCAACCGCTTTTTCCAAAGAGCGGACATTAGGGTTAAAAGCGCCTGCAACTGAAAAGGCCGCTTTCTGGCCCAGGTCTTTCCCTGAAAACGATAATCCTTCATTTAACTGCTTGATCATACTGATCAATTCAAATGAAGACACATCATAAACAGAAGAGGCTCCAGGAAAGTCACCGACACGGGCAGGGTCTCCCGTTACGGCTAGAATATCATTTAACCCGAGGGCATGAAGACCCATTAAATGGGATTGAAGCCCAATTATATTTCGATCCCTGCAGGTTACATGAACAAGGGGGCGCAATCCGGTCTGCTGCTTGACAAGATAGCCAAGTGCAGAGTTGCAT
This region includes:
- a CDS encoding DUF3889 domain-containing protein; this encodes MKKLMISLMVLMFLSEYIPIRAITGEAYAERPEPAYAKWGRLAMETAKEKYPRAKILDYLHIGREKRQTTDIERFKLWIEDGGKEFGLYIDIEFDSKTDRVIRINTRKSAN
- a CDS encoding HAD hydrolase-like protein — protein: MNVLWDLDGTILDTWPTLVQAFIGISGKELDPQEVLPFLKNGTAYQKFDVPPEKIAHFRQMEATFKHDEKPLFPFVRKILEQNNVNVLVTHRNRQSTEELLEYWRLTSYFEEVICPEFDGFSLKPHPESYEYLHRRYHIDLAIGDQDTDLMPARQISISTCAFRNPNPYADFEIDCYSKFEIGIKGNRTSPR
- the metH gene encoding methionine synthase, whose translation is MHKPSLQEQLKKKILIMDGAMGTMLQRANLSADDFGGEEYEGCNENLNITAPSVIEHIHLEYLKAGADIIETNTFGATSIVLADYDLEEKAYELNKIAVEIAREAAERMSTPEWPRYVAGAMGPTTKTLSVTGGSTFEDMIAAYEEQARGLMDGGADLLLLETSQDMLNVKAGFIGIEKASKKTGIKIPLIVSGTIEPMGTTLAGQSIEAFYISLEHMKPLAVGLNCATGPEFMQDHIRSLSGLASTAVSCYPNAGLPDEEGQYHETPESLASKLEGFAKEGWLNIVGGCCGTTPEHIQAIAESVKDYKPRNYEGNSLHKVSGIEPLIYDDPTLRPIMVGERTNVIGSRKFKRLIAEGKFEEAAEIGRAQVKGGAHVIDICLADPDRDEMQDVENFIKELVKKIKVPLVIDSTDEKVIEKALTYSQGKAIINSINLEDGEERFEAIAPLIHRYGAAVVVGTIDEEGMGVTAERKLEIAKRSHDLLVNKYHIPPQDLIFDPLVFPVGTGDEQYIGSAKATVEGIRLIKEALPEVQTILGISNVSFGLPPVGREILNSVFLYHCTQAGLDYAIVNTEKLERFASISKEEILMAEKLLFETTDESLAIFTDFYRDKKKESKSILPDMTLEERLAYYILEGTKEGLLPDLELALQEYPAPLDIINGPLMNGMKEVGRLFNDNQLIVAEVLQSAEVMKASVAYLEPYMEKGVAQSSAKGKIILATVKGDVHDIGKNLVDIILSNNGYEVIDLGIKVSPAELIENIRRENPDMVGLSGLLVKSAQQMVITAHDMKQAGIDIPILVGGAALSRKFTDTKISKEYDGLVLYAKDAMNGLSLANQLQEPEEAEKLRTQQEEKQAAALNAVPYDRGSVAVAVKPKPTVSTQVPVFVPKDLKRHLLKSYSLSHIEPYINKQMLIGHHLGLKGNLQKLLAEKDEKAIKINAMVDELIAEAKEKNWIEPKAVYQFFPAQSDGDKVFIYAKDEKTVIETFEFPRQETEPFLCLADFLKSKESGQMDYVSFFTVTAGKGIRGIADRLKAEGRFLESHALQSLALETAEGLAELIHRQIRDRWGFPDPVEMTMKDRFAAKYQGQRFSYGYPACPDLEDQKKLFKLIQPEDIGVQLTEECMMEPEASVSAMVFAHPEARYFNVLR